From Rhodovastum atsumiense, a single genomic window includes:
- a CDS encoding sarcosine oxidase subunit delta, with translation MLLIECPYCGKRPELEFSYGGEAHIARPANPAALTDAEWAEYLYVRTNPKGDYAERWRHVHGCGRYFNVLRNTISDRILATYRTGEPRPDLGGKEVA, from the coding sequence ATGCTGCTGATCGAGTGTCCCTATTGCGGCAAGCGCCCGGAGTTGGAATTCAGCTACGGCGGCGAGGCACATATCGCCCGCCCGGCGAACCCGGCCGCGCTCACCGACGCGGAATGGGCCGAGTATCTCTATGTCCGCACCAACCCCAAGGGGGACTACGCCGAGCGCTGGCGCCACGTGCATGGCTGCGGGCGGTACTTCAACGTGCTGCGCAACACCATCAGCGACCGGATCCTGGCGACGTACAGGACCGGCGAGCCGCGCCCGGACCTGGGCGGCAAGGAGGTCGCATGA
- a CDS encoding sarcosine oxidase subunit beta family protein, which yields MQRFSALSLLQQSLRGQMGWSPQWRSPEPRPEYDVIIVGGGGHGLGAAYYLAKEHGIRNVAVLERGWIGGGNSGRNTTIIRSNYLFDESAALFEHSVKLWEGLARELNYNVMFSQRGCLMLAHTVHDVQSFKRHVHANRLQGIDNEWLTPEQAREFCPPLNISPTLRYPVLGAALQRRAGTARHDAVVWGFARAADARGVDIIQNCEVTGILRDAQGAVCGVDTTRGTIRARRVGVSAAGHTSMVMAMAGVRMPLDSTPLQALVSEPVKPAFPCIVMSNTVHAYISQSDKGEMVIGAGTDSYNSYSQRGGLHIAAHTLDAICDLFPMFRRLRMLRNWGGIVDNTRDRSPIIGKTPVPGLFVNCGWGTGGFKATPGSANIFAWTLAKGEPHPLAAPFAMDRFRDGMLIDESAAAAVAH from the coding sequence ATGCAGCGATTCTCGGCTCTCTCCCTCCTTCAGCAGAGCCTGCGCGGCCAGATGGGCTGGTCCCCGCAGTGGCGCTCGCCGGAGCCAAGGCCCGAGTACGACGTCATCATCGTCGGCGGCGGTGGCCACGGGCTGGGGGCGGCCTATTACCTCGCCAAGGAGCACGGCATCCGCAACGTGGCGGTGCTGGAGCGCGGCTGGATCGGCGGCGGCAATTCGGGCCGCAATACCACGATCATCCGCTCCAACTACCTCTTCGACGAGAGCGCGGCGCTGTTCGAGCACTCGGTCAAGCTGTGGGAGGGGCTGGCCCGGGAGCTGAACTACAACGTCATGTTCTCCCAGCGCGGCTGCCTGATGCTCGCGCACACCGTGCATGACGTGCAATCCTTCAAGCGCCATGTTCACGCCAACCGCCTGCAAGGCATCGATAACGAGTGGCTGACGCCGGAGCAGGCGCGGGAATTCTGCCCGCCGCTGAACATCTCGCCCACCCTGCGCTATCCGGTGCTTGGCGCGGCGCTGCAGCGCCGGGCGGGCACGGCGCGACACGATGCGGTGGTCTGGGGCTTCGCCCGCGCCGCCGACGCGCGCGGCGTCGATATCATCCAGAATTGCGAGGTCACCGGCATCCTGCGCGACGCACAGGGGGCGGTCTGTGGCGTCGATACCACGCGCGGGACGATCCGGGCGCGCCGGGTGGGGGTTTCGGCGGCGGGGCACACCTCGATGGTGATGGCGATGGCGGGGGTGCGCATGCCGCTCGATTCCACGCCGCTGCAGGCGCTGGTCTCGGAGCCGGTGAAGCCGGCCTTTCCCTGCATCGTCATGTCGAACACCGTGCACGCCTATATCAGCCAGTCCGACAAGGGCGAGATGGTGATCGGTGCCGGCACCGATTCCTACAATTCCTACAGCCAGCGCGGTGGGTTGCACATCGCCGCGCACACGCTGGACGCGATCTGCGACCTGTTCCCGATGTTCCGCCGCCTGCGCATGCTGCGCAACTGGGGTGGCATCGTCGACAACACCCGCGACCGCTCGCCGATCATCGGCAAGACACCGGTGCCCGGGCTGTTCGTCAATTGCGGCTGGGGCACCGGCGGCTTCAAGGCCACGCCGGGCTCGGCCAACATTTTCGCCTGGACGCTGGCGAAGGGCGAGCCGCATCCGCTGGCGGCGCCGTTCGCCATGGACCGGTTCCGCGACGGCATGCTGATCGACGAATCCGCCGCCGCCGCGGTGGCGCACTGA
- a CDS encoding S-(hydroxymethyl)glutathione dehydrogenase/class III alcohol dehydrogenase, giving the protein MKTRAAVAWAANQPLTIETVDLEGPKAGEVLVEVMATGICHTDAYTLSGLDSEGLFPAILGHEGAGIVREVGAGVTSVKPGDHVIPLYTPECRQCKTCLSQRSNLCTSIRGTQGKGVMPDGTSRFSCEPVGGSQPLFHYMGCSTFSNFTVLPEIALAKVREDAPFDKICYIGCGVTTGIGAVIFTAKVRPGSTVAVFGLGGIGLNVIQGARMVGADRIIGVDINPARQEIARKFGMTHFVNPTEIGSDKVVQAVQDLTGGGADYSFDCTGNVTVMRQALESCHRGWGESIIIGVAPAGAEISTRPFQLVTGRVWKGSAFGGARGRTDVPRIVDWYMEGKINIDDLITHTMPLEDINKGFELMHAGESIRSVVVY; this is encoded by the coding sequence ATGAAGACCCGTGCCGCCGTCGCCTGGGCCGCCAACCAGCCGCTCACGATCGAGACCGTGGACCTCGAAGGCCCGAAGGCAGGCGAGGTCCTGGTGGAAGTCATGGCCACCGGGATCTGCCACACCGACGCCTATACGCTCTCGGGCCTGGACTCAGAGGGCCTGTTTCCCGCGATCCTCGGCCACGAGGGGGCGGGCATCGTGCGCGAGGTCGGGGCCGGCGTCACCAGCGTGAAGCCGGGCGACCACGTCATTCCGCTCTACACGCCGGAATGCCGCCAGTGCAAAACCTGCCTCAGCCAGCGCAGCAATCTCTGCACCTCGATCCGCGGCACCCAGGGCAAGGGGGTGATGCCGGACGGCACCTCGCGCTTCTCCTGCGAGCCGGTCGGCGGCAGCCAGCCCCTGTTCCACTACATGGGCTGCTCGACCTTCTCCAACTTCACCGTGCTGCCGGAGATCGCCCTGGCCAAGGTGCGCGAGGACGCGCCGTTCGACAAGATCTGCTACATCGGCTGCGGCGTCACCACCGGCATCGGCGCGGTGATCTTCACGGCCAAGGTCCGGCCCGGCTCCACTGTCGCCGTGTTCGGCCTGGGCGGCATCGGGCTGAACGTGATCCAGGGTGCGCGGATGGTGGGCGCGGACCGGATCATCGGCGTGGACATCAACCCGGCGCGGCAGGAAATCGCCCGCAAATTCGGCATGACCCATTTCGTCAACCCGACCGAAATCGGCAGCGACAAGGTCGTGCAGGCGGTGCAGGACCTGACCGGCGGCGGTGCCGACTACTCCTTCGACTGCACCGGCAATGTCACGGTGATGCGCCAGGCGCTGGAAAGCTGCCATCGCGGCTGGGGGGAAAGCATCATCATCGGCGTGGCCCCCGCCGGTGCCGAGATCTCCACCCGCCCCTTCCAGCTCGTCACCGGGCGCGTCTGGAAGGGCTCGGCCTTCGGCGGTGCGCGCGGGCGCACCGACGTGCCGCGGATCGTCGACTGGTACATGGAAGGCAAGATCAACATCGACGACCTGATCACCCACACCATGCCGCTCGAGGACATCAACAAGGGCTTCGAGCTGATGCATGCCGGGGAGTCGATCCGCTCGGTGGTCGTCTACTGA
- a CDS encoding amino acid ABC transporter ATP-binding protein produces MDHRMGPPATRLMSPPTGDSDAPAAGQDPTGCTGHPRQDLVRLDAIHKSFGHHEVIKGVDLRLHAGEVVAIIGPSGSGKSTLLRCVNLLEPPTEGRVTVAGVTYEAGKPCPRKDLARLRRAVGMVFQSFNLFPHLTVLRNICLAQERTLGRSRDEAEAIAMQLLRRVGLADKAHQYPARCSGGQQQRIAIARALALGPQVMLFDEPTSALDPELGLEVLAVMRELAEGGMTMIVVTHEMHFAESVSNRVMIMADGVVVEEGPSASVMRNPQTERGQRFLHAVKDR; encoded by the coding sequence ATGGATCATCGGATGGGCCCGCCCGCGACGCGGTTGATGTCCCCCCCGACCGGAGACAGTGACGCACCCGCCGCCGGCCAGGATCCCACCGGCTGTACCGGGCATCCTCGCCAGGATCTGGTGCGTCTCGACGCCATCCACAAAAGCTTTGGCCATCACGAAGTCATCAAGGGCGTCGATCTGCGGCTGCATGCGGGAGAGGTGGTCGCCATCATCGGGCCGAGCGGGTCCGGCAAAAGCACGCTGCTGCGCTGCGTGAACCTGCTGGAGCCGCCGACCGAGGGCCGGGTCACCGTGGCCGGCGTGACCTACGAGGCAGGCAAGCCCTGCCCACGCAAGGACCTGGCCCGGTTGCGCCGCGCCGTCGGCATGGTGTTCCAGTCCTTCAACCTGTTTCCGCACCTGACCGTGCTGCGCAACATCTGCCTCGCGCAGGAACGCACCCTGGGCCGCAGCCGCGACGAGGCGGAAGCGATTGCCATGCAGTTGCTGCGACGGGTGGGACTTGCCGACAAGGCACATCAGTATCCGGCCCGCTGCTCGGGCGGCCAGCAGCAGCGCATCGCCATCGCCCGGGCCCTCGCGCTTGGGCCACAGGTCATGCTGTTCGACGAACCCACCTCGGCCCTCGACCCCGAGCTCGGGCTCGAAGTACTGGCGGTGATGCGCGAACTGGCCGAGGGCGGGATGACCATGATCGTGGTCACGCACGAGATGCATTTCGCCGAAAGCGTCTCGAATCGCGTGATGATCATGGCCGATGGCGTCGTGGTCGAGGAAGGCCCGAGCGCGAGCGTCATGCGCAATCCGCAGACCGAACGGGGACAGCGCTTCCTGCACGCGGTCAAGGACCGATGA
- a CDS encoding amino acid ABC transporter permease, whose protein sequence is MIILEDLAAILAGLPSTVALTALSFLIGLVLGVPLCAMRFSKLNLVRFTSMALILTFRAIPPIVWLFFIFFGVGFGYVQLDPFTSAAIGLGLITAANMAEIYRGALAAIHVGQWEASLALNLPLRHELIDVIGPQVVRIAFPSATTYAIGLLKDTAVASAIGVQDISFQAYHLSQQTFRGLDVYAAAGLVYIIVSLPIAWLARRADQRLKAHVAP, encoded by the coding sequence ATGATCATCCTCGAGGACCTGGCGGCGATCCTGGCCGGCCTGCCGTCGACGGTTGCGCTCACCGCCCTCTCCTTCCTGATCGGCCTGGTGCTGGGCGTGCCGCTCTGCGCCATGCGGTTCTCAAAGCTCAACCTGGTGCGCTTCACCAGCATGGCGCTGATCCTGACCTTCCGCGCGATCCCGCCGATCGTCTGGCTGTTCTTCATCTTCTTCGGTGTCGGCTTCGGCTATGTCCAGCTTGACCCGTTCACCTCGGCGGCGATCGGGCTCGGCCTCATCACCGCGGCCAACATGGCCGAGATCTATCGTGGCGCGCTCGCGGCCATCCATGTCGGGCAATGGGAAGCCTCGCTGGCGCTGAACCTGCCCTTGCGCCACGAGCTGATCGACGTGATCGGGCCGCAGGTGGTGCGGATCGCCTTCCCCTCGGCGACCACCTACGCGATCGGCCTGCTGAAGGACACCGCCGTCGCCTCGGCGATCGGTGTCCAGGACATCTCGTTCCAGGCCTACCATCTTTCGCAGCAGACCTTCCGCGGGCTCGATGTCTACGCCGCGGCTGGCCTTGTCTACATCATCGTCAGCCTGCCGATCGCCTGGCTCGCGCGGCGGGCCGACCAGCGGCTGAAGGCGCACGTGGCACCATGA
- a CDS encoding amino acid ABC transporter permease produces the protein MSDVLEFWIEWFPSLLDGFVISLEVTAACLLLGIPLGMVLALGVQARSRLARWSALAVVEIGRGTPALILLQFAYFGLPTAGLSLSSFVAASLALAWCTGAYTSEIIRAGLEAVPPGQREAAAVIGLSHLDALRYVILPQALRVSVPALLGFAIIMLQASSLCFTIALPEIVSQAYMVGSNTFRYLPIFVLAGLMFAAVCIPATILVSLLERRLGHHAA, from the coding sequence ATGAGCGACGTCCTGGAATTCTGGATCGAGTGGTTCCCTTCGCTGCTCGATGGCTTCGTGATCAGCCTGGAGGTGACGGCTGCCTGCCTGCTGCTTGGCATCCCGCTCGGCATGGTGCTGGCGCTCGGGGTGCAGGCGCGGTCGCGACTGGCGCGCTGGTCCGCCCTGGCGGTGGTGGAAATCGGGCGCGGCACGCCGGCGCTGATCCTGCTGCAATTCGCCTATTTCGGCCTGCCGACGGCGGGGCTGTCGCTTTCTTCCTTCGTGGCGGCGAGCCTCGCCTTGGCCTGGTGCACCGGCGCCTACACCAGCGAGATCATCCGCGCCGGGCTGGAAGCGGTTCCGCCCGGGCAGCGCGAAGCGGCCGCCGTGATCGGGCTGAGCCATCTCGATGCGCTGCGCTACGTGATCCTGCCGCAGGCGCTGCGGGTTTCCGTACCGGCGCTGCTCGGCTTCGCCATCATCATGCTGCAGGCGAGTTCGCTCTGCTTCACGATCGCGCTGCCGGAGATCGTGAGCCAGGCCTACATGGTCGGCTCCAATACCTTCCGCTACCTGCCGATCTTCGTTCTCGCCGGGCTGATGTTCGCCGCGGTCTGCATCCCGGCGACGATCCTGGTGTCCCTGCTGGAGCGACGTCTCGGCCACCACGCCGCCTGA
- a CDS encoding substrate-binding periplasmic protein, whose translation MMTMRPRFLAALLVAGLLGCGTAGAQTCKPAHKIDSLVSPGKLTVAIYEYPPYAITAGGEIGGVDGEIVKSIAKAECLTVVPIVIDPAAGIQHVISGKADVAVGDWYRTAERAKVMGLSHPTYLDQMGIYSKDGASTVAALVGKKVGAVAGFMWVPDLQKLLGGNFKIYPNPVALMQDLVAGRVEMGVDSYGTGAYAQKKGAYPGIIVKVAQPDPRVKATADAAQATVLYTKGNASLGAAIDANIVEMHRNGALAGFLKSFGLDPSGADTGTPRVMN comes from the coding sequence ATGATGACCATGAGACCGCGTTTCCTCGCCGCGCTGCTCGTCGCAGGCCTGCTTGGTTGTGGCACGGCCGGGGCACAGACCTGCAAGCCCGCCCACAAGATCGATTCGCTGGTGAGCCCCGGCAAGCTCACGGTGGCAATCTACGAATATCCCCCCTACGCCATCACCGCGGGGGGCGAGATCGGCGGCGTCGACGGCGAGATCGTCAAGAGCATCGCCAAAGCCGAATGCCTGACCGTGGTGCCGATCGTGATCGATCCGGCGGCCGGGATCCAGCACGTGATCAGCGGCAAGGCCGACGTCGCCGTCGGCGACTGGTACCGCACCGCCGAGCGGGCGAAGGTCATGGGCCTGTCCCATCCCACCTATCTCGACCAGATGGGCATCTACTCGAAGGATGGCGCCTCCACCGTCGCCGCCCTGGTTGGCAAGAAGGTGGGCGCGGTCGCCGGCTTCATGTGGGTGCCCGACCTGCAGAAGCTGCTTGGCGGCAACTTCAAGATCTATCCGAACCCGGTCGCGCTGATGCAAGATCTCGTCGCCGGGCGCGTCGAGATGGGCGTGGACAGCTACGGCACCGGCGCCTACGCGCAGAAGAAGGGCGCCTATCCGGGCATCATCGTCAAGGTGGCCCAGCCCGACCCGCGGGTGAAGGCAACCGCCGACGCGGCGCAGGCCACCGTGCTCTACACCAAGGGCAATGCCTCGCTCGGGGCGGCGATCGATGCGAACATCGTCGAGATGCACCGCAACGGCGCCCTGGCGGGCTTCCTGAAGTCCTTCGGCCTCGATCCGTCGGGGGCCGATACCGGCACGCCGCGCGTCATGAACTAG
- a CDS encoding GlxA family transcriptional regulator produces the protein MQPRILKIGFVLANGFTMSAFALFVDMLRLAADEGDGSRQLRCSWSVIGRPDQPIRSSSGVSVTPTHGYEQPRNFDYVVLVGGILHAGPSLGPAASAYLHEAALSGVPLIGVCTGSLLLCREGLMNGRRCCVSWYHYQDFLNEFPDHQVTADRLFLVDGDRITCSGGGGVADLAAYLIERHFSQAVAQKTLHILLYDRARSAEAAQPHPPMSVGVSDERVRRGLLLMEQNIASPLPIPEIASRLGLTVRHLERLFQEALSTSPASAYRDLRLRYATWVLSNTDLSVTEVALQAGFADCAHFSRQFRKAYGHPPSRRRQDAGATFPDASRFNHRAISFAEMPLPARPRPPARRGP, from the coding sequence ATGCAGCCTCGTATCCTGAAGATCGGCTTCGTCCTGGCCAACGGCTTCACCATGTCGGCCTTCGCGCTGTTCGTGGACATGCTGCGGCTCGCCGCCGACGAGGGCGACGGTTCCCGCCAGTTGCGCTGCTCCTGGAGCGTCATCGGCCGTCCCGACCAGCCGATCCGCAGCAGCAGTGGCGTCTCCGTCACGCCCACGCATGGCTACGAGCAGCCGCGGAACTTCGACTATGTCGTGCTGGTCGGCGGTATCCTGCACGCTGGCCCGAGCCTGGGCCCGGCGGCAAGCGCCTATCTGCACGAAGCGGCCCTGAGCGGCGTGCCGCTGATCGGCGTCTGCACCGGTAGCCTGCTGCTCTGCCGCGAGGGGCTGATGAACGGCCGGCGCTGCTGCGTCAGCTGGTACCACTACCAGGATTTCCTGAACGAATTTCCCGACCACCAGGTCACGGCGGACCGGCTGTTCCTGGTCGATGGCGACCGCATCACCTGTTCCGGCGGCGGCGGCGTGGCCGACCTCGCCGCCTACCTGATCGAGCGGCATTTCAGCCAGGCGGTGGCGCAGAAGACGCTGCACATCCTGCTCTATGACCGGGCGCGCAGTGCCGAGGCGGCGCAGCCCCATCCGCCGATGTCGGTCGGGGTCAGCGACGAGCGCGTGCGCCGCGGCCTGCTGCTGATGGAGCAGAACATCGCCTCTCCCCTGCCCATCCCCGAGATCGCCAGCCGCCTCGGCCTGACCGTGCGGCACCTGGAGCGGCTGTTCCAGGAAGCGCTGTCGACCAGCCCGGCCTCGGCCTATCGCGACCTGCGCCTGCGCTACGCGACCTGGGTGCTGAGCAACACCGACCTGAGCGTAACGGAAGTGGCGTTGCAGGCGGGCTTCGCCGACTGCGCCCATTTCTCACGCCAGTTCCGCAAGGCCTATGGCCATCCGCCCAGCCGCCGGCGGCAGGACGCCGGGGCCACGTTCCCGGACGCCAGCCGGTTCAACCACCGGGCGATCTCCTTTGCCGAGATGCCGCTGCCTGCCCGCCCGCGACCGCCCGCCCGACGCGGCCCGTAA
- a CDS encoding thiamine pyrophosphate-binding protein, producing the protein MTAPTAATRLVDGLLANGVDTIFGVPGESFLAVLDALYQQPIQFINARQEGGAAMMAAAQARLTGRPGICMVTRGPGATNACSGVHVAFQDSLPMILFIGQVARSQIDREAFQEIDYRRMFGQMAKWVAQIDDPSRMAEYVSRAFHVALSGRPGPVVLALPEDMLRQPAGAAALAPARPAESAPTPAALDEVRALLAAAQKPFLLLGGGGWTEAACADIRHFAEANALPVGVSFRCQDLLDNEHPNYAGHVGIGIDPGLAKAIRESDLLLVLGARLGEMTTSGYTLIEPPRPRQTLVHIHPDPEEPGRVYFPDLPIAADMRSAAAALRALGTVARADAARTAALHAGYLAFSTPAEAGGALDLGKVVQQVRAALPDDAIISNGAGNYAIWLHRFFRYRRFGTELAPTSGSMGFGTPAAVAAALTRPGTPVVAFSGDGCFMMTMQEFATAVQCGAKLVQIVVNNGIYGTIRMHQERRYPGRVSGTGLDLRTDFAALARALGGSGETVTEDAEFPAAFARALAAPGPALIELRVDPEVLTPSSSITSTRAAALAGAR; encoded by the coding sequence ATGACTGCCCCAACCGCCGCCACGCGGCTCGTGGACGGCCTGCTCGCCAATGGCGTCGATACCATCTTCGGCGTGCCGGGCGAGAGCTTCCTGGCGGTGCTCGACGCGCTGTACCAGCAGCCGATCCAGTTCATCAACGCCCGCCAGGAAGGGGGGGCGGCGATGATGGCTGCCGCCCAGGCCCGGCTGACCGGCCGCCCCGGCATCTGCATGGTGACCCGCGGGCCGGGCGCCACCAACGCCTGTTCCGGCGTGCACGTCGCCTTCCAGGATTCGCTGCCGATGATCCTGTTCATCGGCCAGGTGGCGCGCTCGCAGATCGACCGCGAGGCGTTCCAGGAAATCGACTATCGCCGCATGTTCGGGCAGATGGCGAAATGGGTCGCGCAGATCGACGACCCGTCGCGCATGGCGGAATATGTCAGCCGGGCCTTCCATGTGGCGCTCTCCGGCCGGCCCGGGCCGGTGGTGCTGGCGCTGCCCGAGGACATGCTGCGCCAGCCCGCCGGCGCGGCGGCACTGGCCCCCGCCCGGCCGGCCGAATCCGCCCCCACCCCGGCAGCGCTCGATGAGGTGCGCGCGCTGCTGGCGGCGGCGCAGAAGCCCTTCCTGCTGCTGGGTGGTGGCGGCTGGACGGAAGCGGCCTGCGCGGACATCCGCCATTTCGCCGAGGCCAATGCGCTGCCGGTCGGCGTGTCGTTCCGCTGTCAGGACCTGCTGGATAACGAGCATCCCAATTATGCCGGCCATGTCGGCATCGGCATCGATCCCGGCCTCGCGAAAGCGATCCGCGAGTCCGACCTGCTGCTGGTGCTGGGCGCGCGCCTGGGCGAGATGACCACCAGCGGCTACACCCTGATCGAGCCGCCACGGCCGCGCCAGACGCTGGTGCACATTCATCCCGACCCGGAAGAACCGGGACGGGTCTATTTCCCCGACCTGCCGATCGCCGCCGACATGCGTTCCGCCGCCGCCGCGCTGCGGGCGCTGGGCACGGTGGCACGGGCCGATGCAGCGCGGACCGCTGCGCTGCATGCCGGCTACCTTGCCTTCAGCACGCCGGCCGAAGCGGGCGGGGCGCTCGATCTGGGTAAGGTGGTGCAGCAGGTGCGCGCCGCCCTGCCCGATGACGCCATCATCAGCAACGGCGCCGGCAACTACGCCATCTGGCTGCACCGCTTCTTCCGCTACCGGCGCTTCGGCACCGAGCTGGCGCCGACCAGCGGTTCCATGGGCTTCGGCACCCCGGCCGCCGTCGCCGCGGCACTGACCCGTCCGGGCACGCCGGTGGTCGCGTTTTCCGGCGATGGCTGCTTCATGATGACGATGCAGGAATTCGCGACCGCGGTGCAGTGCGGCGCGAAGCTGGTGCAGATCGTCGTCAACAACGGCATCTACGGCACCATCCGCATGCACCAGGAGCGCCGCTATCCCGGCCGGGTAAGCGGCACCGGGCTCGATCTGCGCACCGATTTCGCCGCGCTGGCCCGTGCCCTCGGCGGCAGCGGCGAGACGGTGACCGAGGATGCCGAATTCCCCGCCGCGTTCGCGCGCGCCCTGGCCGCGCCGGGACCGGCGCTGATCGAGTTGCGCGTCGATCCCGAGGTGCTGACCCCGTCGAGCAGCATCACCTCCACCCGCGCGGCGGCGCTTGCCGGCGCACGCTGA
- a CDS encoding pyridoxal phosphate-dependent aminotransferase — MDQLSDATAFRAAARLGGIGVSEILRIGAEALRLRQAGANIIILGAGEPDFDTPDPIKEAAAQAMRAGATKYTALDGMPALKAAIAAKFRRDNGLDYTPAEISVGAGAKQVIHNALMATLDPGDEVIIPTPCWVSYLDMVRIAGGVPVTLACTEANGFRPDPAALEAAITPRTRWIILNSPGNPTGAAFTAAEYRPVLDVLLRHPQVWVIADDIYEHILYDGLAFATPAAVEPELWARTLTVNGVSKAYAMTGWRIGYGGGPAALIRAMAVVQSQSTSCPSSVSQAAALAALKGPQDGLAARRDSFQARRDLVVDALNAIPGLSCLRPQGAFYVFPGCAGVIGATTPDGRTIASDRDFCSFLLHDAGVAVVPGSAFGLAPYFRISYATAIEELREALARIARAVATLRPPAA; from the coding sequence ATGGACCAGCTTTCCGACGCGACGGCGTTCCGCGCCGCCGCCCGGCTCGGCGGCATCGGCGTCTCGGAGATCCTGCGCATCGGCGCCGAGGCGCTGCGGCTGCGGCAGGCGGGGGCGAACATCATCATCCTCGGCGCCGGCGAGCCGGATTTCGACACGCCTGATCCCATCAAGGAGGCCGCCGCCCAGGCCATGCGCGCCGGCGCGACCAAATACACCGCGCTCGACGGCATGCCGGCGCTGAAGGCGGCGATCGCCGCCAAGTTCCGCCGCGACAACGGCCTTGATTACACGCCCGCCGAGATCAGCGTCGGCGCCGGGGCCAAGCAGGTCATCCACAACGCGCTGATGGCGACCCTCGATCCTGGCGATGAGGTGATCATCCCGACGCCGTGCTGGGTCTCCTATCTCGACATGGTGCGCATCGCCGGCGGCGTACCGGTGACGTTGGCCTGCACCGAGGCCAACGGCTTCCGCCCGGACCCGGCCGCGCTGGAAGCGGCGATCACGCCGCGCACCCGCTGGATTATCCTCAATTCCCCGGGCAACCCGACCGGCGCGGCCTTCACGGCCGCCGAGTACCGCCCGGTGCTGGATGTGCTGCTGCGCCATCCGCAGGTCTGGGTGATCGCCGACGACATCTACGAGCACATCCTCTACGACGGGCTGGCCTTCGCCACCCCGGCCGCGGTCGAGCCGGAGCTGTGGGCGCGCACGCTGACGGTGAACGGCGTCTCCAAGGCCTATGCCATGACCGGCTGGCGGATCGGCTATGGCGGCGGCCCCGCCGCGCTGATCCGGGCCATGGCGGTGGTGCAGAGCCAGTCCACCTCCTGCCCATCCTCGGTCAGCCAGGCGGCGGCGCTCGCCGCCCTGAAAGGGCCGCAGGACGGACTGGCTGCCCGCCGCGACTCCTTCCAGGCGCGGCGGGACCTGGTAGTGGACGCGCTCAACGCCATTCCCGGCCTGAGCTGCCTGCGGCCGCAGGGCGCGTTCTACGTGTTCCCCGGTTGCGCCGGGGTGATCGGGGCCACGACGCCGGACGGCAGGACGATCGCCTCCGACCGCGATTTCTGCAGCTTCCTGCTGCACGACGCGGGGGTCGCGGTGGTGCCGGGCTCGGCCTTCGGGCTCGCCCCTTATTTCCGCATCTCCTACGCCACAGCCATCGAGGAACTGCGCGAGGCGCTGGCGCGCATCGCCCGCGCGGTGGCGACCCTGCGTCCCCCCGCCGCATGA